TCCGGTTGGAAATGCGGGCAGCCCGCGCACCCGGAGCGGTCTGGTCAGGAACCCTGCTTGAAACCGCGCCGATGGACGGTCAGGATGGCGCCGCCTTCGCGAATGCCATGAACAGCGCCGTCGGAAGGCTCATGGAAAAAGCGGCGAAGGCCATGGCGGATGCCTGTCAATCCATGACGGCGGACGCACAGTAACTGTCCACACAGGGGGGGGCATGTTGCCATTAAGTTGGCTCCCATTGTGATCCCGATTAATGCCTTTTTTGAGTGGCGCTCTATATTTATGCGTAATAAACATAATTCACACTTGATTTTGAAGATATTTTGGCGTATAACGTGCGCATAAAAGTCATTCCGTGAGAAATTTGTCCCAAGGTGTGCACAAATGGAACTTAAAATCCGAGATGTTGCAAAGCTGCTGATGGTCTCTGACAAAACCGTCTACCGCTGGGTCAGGGCGGGGGCCATCCCCGCTTATCGTGTGCACGACCAGTACCGTGTGAACCGGATTGAACTGCTCGAATGGGTAACCGCTCGCAAGATGCCCGTCTCTGAGGAGATTTTCAATGAGCCCACCCATCCGGAGACACCACTGAGCCTTGCGCGGGTCCTTGAGGTCGGGGGTATCTATTACCGGGTTGAGGGTGCGGACAAGTCATCTGTCCTGCGCGGCGTTGTGGACAACATGCGCCTCCCCGACGGGGTGGACAAGGAGTTTTTATACCGTGTGCTGCTTGCGCGCGAGCAGGCGTGCTCGACGGCGGTCGGGGACGGGATAGCGATTCCCCATCCGCGCAACCCCATCGTGCTGCACGTGACGCAGCCTTCGGTCACGCTCTGTTTTCTGGAGAATCCGGTCGAATTCGGCGCCATGGACGGCAGGCCGGTGCGGGTGCTGTTCACCTTGGTCAGCCCGACGGTTCACACCCACCTGCGGACGCTGTCGCGTCTGGCATTTGCATTGCAGGACCCCGGCTTTAAATCGGCCATTTCCGAGCCCGCCACGCGGGAGGTGATTCTGACGGAGGCCCGGCGGCTGGACCAGATGCTTGACAGCAGGGCGGCGCAGACCAATGGGTAGAACGGCGTTTCAACCATGATGCTGACGCTCATGTCACTGGCCGCGCCGCTTTTGGGCGGCTGTCTGGCGCTTCTGGCGGTCCGCATGCCCGCATGGTCGGCGCGCGCGGGGGTTGCGGGCGCGCTTGCGGGGGGCGTTTGCGGCCTGATTGCCGGGTTCCGGGTCTTATTCTCCGGTGTGTCCGTGTCTCTGGAACTGCCCTGGTCCGTGCCTGGCGGCGCGTTTCATATCGCCGTGGACCCCCTGTCGGCGTTTTTTCTGATACCCATCACATTGCTTGGCGCCCTGTGCGCGGTCTATGGCGGGGTGTACCTGAAAGGTCGCGGGGACGCCAGGGGTATCGCGCCGGGCTGGTTCAACTACAACCTTCTTTTGGCCAGCATGGTCCTGGTGGTTGTGTCGCGCAACGCTGTATTGTTTTTAGTGGCCTGGGAAACCATGGCGCTGGCTTCTTTCTTTCTGGTGACGTTTGAAAACGGCAGGCCGAATGTCCGCATGGCGGGATGGGTATATCTTGTGGCCACCCATCTGGGGACGGCGTTTCTTCTGGCGCTGTTCGCGGTGCTTGGTGAACGGGCCGGGTCGTA
The DNA window shown above is from Candidatus Hydrogenedentota bacterium and carries:
- a CDS encoding PTS sugar transporter subunit IIA, coding for MELKIRDVAKLLMVSDKTVYRWVRAGAIPAYRVHDQYRVNRIELLEWVTARKMPVSEEIFNEPTHPETPLSLARVLEVGGIYYRVEGADKSSVLRGVVDNMRLPDGVDKEFLYRVLLAREQACSTAVGDGIAIPHPRNPIVLHVTQPSVTLCFLENPVEFGAMDGRPVRVLFTLVSPTVHTHLRTLSRLAFALQDPGFKSAISEPATREVILTEARRLDQMLDSRAAQTNG